A stretch of the Candidatus Palauibacter scopulicola genome encodes the following:
- a CDS encoding helix-turn-helix transcriptional regulator, whose protein sequence is MQATLSKRINELLVLAVLERGPAHGYQIALSVEERTGGAFSFQHGTLYPILHRLETNGHVRGTWGGEGRRRKTYELTDDGRAELAAGAAQLERQFRVLLELFGGTHAA, encoded by the coding sequence TTGCAGGCCACGCTCTCGAAGCGAATCAACGAACTGCTCGTGCTCGCGGTCCTGGAGCGGGGACCCGCGCACGGCTACCAGATCGCGCTCTCCGTGGAGGAACGGACGGGGGGCGCCTTTTCGTTTCAGCACGGGACGCTCTACCCGATCCTGCACCGGCTGGAGACGAACGGGCATGTGCGTGGCACGTGGGGCGGAGAGGGCCGGCGGCGGAAGACCTACGAACTCACCGACGACGGCCGGGCCGAACTCGCTGCGGGGGCGGCGCAACTGGAACGGCAGTTTCGGGTGCTGCTGGAACTCTTCGGGGGGACGCATGCGGCCTGA